A section of the Triticum dicoccoides isolate Atlit2015 ecotype Zavitan chromosome 7A, WEW_v2.0, whole genome shotgun sequence genome encodes:
- the LOC119332383 gene encoding uncharacterized protein LOC119332383 yields MGISGRFLLLAVALVIAAAAVAADEQAAVDLAGPGEIAAGVKEAAEAAALRAELAQLREKISVLESDIAQRSQDLKSKDDGIAKLEKDIGEKSQKIATLQSEITSLQKKGSVAAEEQAGKAIARVVELEEQIEKLNKEIEAQSSQRTTLEARANKAEKKVQDLNSKLESLQKASGEQKRMIQKTERALKVAEEELMRLQLEATTKAKQLTEVHGAWLPPWLVTHSAQYLEAVSGHWNEHGKPAMDIFLQKASEKSAHAKKWAEPHIETAKLKLVPVKEKLAVLKKNTEPYVEKASAKSVEVYEASRDAITPHFVKFKEVSDPYFQEAKKISKPYIDQVAEVTKPHVEKVRSTLKPYTKRAVHVYGTFLESATTYHRQAQATISDYLHQHEITKSLVTKELVWFLASALLALPVFIMYRLLVDTFCTKKQKRSPLNGNGNNGNRRHKRRHAEK; encoded by the exons ATGGGGATCTCGGGGCGGTTCCTCCTCCTGGCCGTGGCGCTGGTGATCGCCGCCGCCGCGGTGGCCGCGGATGAGCAGGCGGCGGTGGACCTGGCGGGGCCCGGGGAGATCGCGGCGGGCGTCAAGGAGGCCGCCGAGGCGGCCGCGCTCCGGGCGGAGCTGGCGCAGCTCAGGGAGAAGATCTCCGTCTTAG AGTCGGACATCGCACAGAGATCCCAGGACCTGAAGAGCAAGGATGATGGCATAGCGAAGCTGGAGAAGGACATTGGGGAGAAGTCACAGAAGATTGCTACTCTGCAGAGCGAGATCACATCTCTCCAG AAAAAAGGTTCTGTGGCTGCTGAGGAGCAGGCAGGCAAGGCCATTGCTCGGGTTGTTGAGCTTGAGGAGCAG ATTGAGAAGCTCAATAAAGAGATCGAAGCACAAAGTAGCCAGAGAACAACACTTGAAGCTAGAGCTAACAAGGCTGAGAAGAAGGTGCAAGATTTGAACTCGAAGCTTGAGTCA CTTCAAAAGGCAAGTGGCGAGCAAAAGCGTATGATCCAGAAAACGGAGCGTGCTCTTAAAGTTGCTGAG GAGGAATTGATGAGGCTGCAATTAGAAGCAACAACGAAGGCAAAACAGCTGACAGAG gtACATGGAGCATGGCTGCCACCTTGGTTGGTGACACATTCTGCCCAATATTTG GAGGCGGTCTCAGGTCACTGGAATGAGCATGGAAAACCTGCCATGGACATCTTTTTGCAGAAG GCATCAGAAAAATCAGCACACGCAAAGAAATGGGCTGAACCACATATCGAGACCGCGAAGCTG AAATTGGTTCCTGTTAAGGAGAAACTGGCTGTgctaaagaaaaacacagaaccttACGTGGAGAAGGCGTCAGCAAAATCAGTGGAAGTTTATGAAGCATCCAGGGATGCTATTACACCCCACTTTGTAAAATTTAAAGAAGTTTCTGATCCCTACTTCCAG GAAGCTAAGAAGATCTCTAAACCTTACATTGATCAAGTTGCTGAGGTCACGAAGCCACATGTTGAGAAAGTTAGGAGTACTCTTAAGCCTTACACTAAAAGAGCAGTTCATGTGTATGGAACATTTCTCGAGTCTGCAACCACATACCATCGACAG GCTCAAGCAACCATTTCAGATTACTTGCACCAACATGAAATAACAAAATCActtgtgactaaggagttggtttGGTTCCTG GCTTCTGCTTTGCTGGCTCTACCTGTGTTTATTATGTACAGGCTTCTAGTAGATACCTTCTG CACGAAGAAGCAGAAGAGATCGCCTCTTAATGGTAACGGAAACAATGGCAATAGGAGACACAAGCGCCGACATGCTGAGAAGTAA
- the LOC119332765 gene encoding uncharacterized protein LOC119332765, translated as MAAEQQHSPALALPGGRYPDDLLSLELPSDPGPTPQRPHDTREEEEEEGEPLDISIRDYLLGTSEPPVIRWEEFDIDDPEYTSEDDEHALATDDEETNCPGKNFPRKEARRVDAAWMEAYTKGNIEYQRMCNEILASGDENALLPACPLKVFPEASGLCIRRDHCHHREYKTHVTSSTKSTLGYRDPGKMIQIFGLKVTCSEPYPASVYGVVAIRDDLEPLRNPVFNRPCRDDALVIDQDSLALPLCSPCRGMYIWEKALLEVDLWEKCEGDGSSDKRLLLAYAEIEGQYDLDLMIDGQITGDRCSLVMDYLLLAGSVEVVIQVFAKVEHPHHLRFAAYIGGFAREIVLFDGEFSGDEKLLQHVVAVKAKGKLDVCLELEESLFWWTFEQRAVGAVRSPDDSVLKYGQFDVRVLFAPKDFTVVG; from the exons ATGGCCGCGGAGCAGCAACACTCTCCTGCCCTTGCCCTTCCCGGCGGCCGCTACCCCGACGATCTGCTCAGCCTCGAGCTCCCCTCAGATCCCGGTCCCACGCCCCAGCGTCCCCATGATAcacgcgaggaggaggaagaagagggggagCCTCTCGACATTAGCATACGTGACTACCTGCTGGGCA CTTCAGAGCCACCTGTCATCCGCTGGGAAGAGTTCGACATCGATGATCCCGAGTACACAAGCGAGGACGACGAGCATGCACTGGCGACGGACGACGAGGAGACGAATTGCCCAG GGAAGAACTTCCCCAGGAAAGAAGCAAGGCGAGTGGACGCAGCGTGGATGGAGGCATACACCAAAGGGAACATTGAATACCAGAGGATGTGTAATGAGATTCTAGCGAGTGGAGATGAGAATGCCCTTCTCCCCGCTTGTCCTCTCAAAGTGTTCCCTGAGGCGTCAGGCCTGTGCATCAGGAGGGATCACTGCCACCACCGTGAATACAAAACCCATGTTACTTCCAGCA CTAAATCAACTCTTGGGTATCGTGATCCGGGGAAGATGATACAGATCTTTGGACTGAAAGTAACTTGCTCTGAGCCCTATCCGGCTAGTGTCTATGGAGTAGTTGCTATCCGGGATGACTTGGAGCCACTACGGAATCCTGTCTTTAACCGTCCCTGCAGAGACGACGCTCTCGTGATTGACCAG GATTCCCTTGCATTGCCTCTTTGTAGCCCTTGTCGTGGAATGTACATATGGGAGAAGGCATTACTAGAAGTCGATCTTTGGGAAAAGTGCGAAGGAGATGGATCATCCGACAAGCGATTACTTCTTGCGTATGCTGAGATTGAGGGGCAGTATGATTTAGATTTGATGATAGATGGGCAGATAACAGGCGACCGTTGCAGCCTGGTCATGGACTACCTGTTGCTTGCAGGGAGTGTGGAGGTTGTGATACAGGTCTTTGCAAAGGTTGAGCACCCTCACCATCTGCGATTCGCCGCATACATCGGTGGCTTTGCTCGTGAGATTGTGCTGTTTGATGGCGAGTTCTCTGGTGACGAGAAGCTGCTCCAGCATGTCGTCGCGGTGAAGGCCAAGGGGAAACTGGATGTTTGCTTGGAACTGGAGGAATCGCTGTTTTGGTGGACTTTTGAGCAAAGAGCTGTTGGAGCTGTTAGGTCTCCTGACGATTCGGTGTTGAAGTATGGCCAATTCGATGTGAGGGTGCTTTTTGCTCCCAAGGACTTCACTGTGGTTGGCTGA